The Microtus ochrogaster isolate Prairie Vole_2 linkage group LG3, MicOch1.0, whole genome shotgun sequence genomic sequence CCTCGGCTTGGACACAGGATAAACATTACCTATTCAGAACAGCACTGGGAAACAAGGGTCCCCCCTCCTATGGTTCAAACAGCCTTTTGGTCAATGAGGCTCTGAATTTCCATGTGGAAAGAAACTGGCAGACACGGTGACAGATGCTCAGGGGTAGTTTATAGCCACTGGGGTTCCGACGGCTGTCCCCCCTGAGCTACAGCCTGCCAGCCCTCACAAGTTCTCCTTGTCAAACTCGCACATGAAGTACATGGTGATGTGGCAAGCTACATCATTCCAGCCCCCTGAGGCCACCATCTCTACACAGTCCTCCTCGTCATAGGCATTGTTGGGCTCTCCACTGCGCCACTTGTTAAAAGTCTGCATGGGGGAGCGGTCCGAGTACACGAAGGCGCCTTCTCTCTCCAGGTCATTGATGCCTATGAAGATGCGGGCTAGGCCAGCCTGTGCCAGGTAGGAAGCCATAAGGCCATTGGCTGCCTCGTCCTTGGGCATGCTCAATGTGCCTCCCCGGCCTTGGCAGGACAGCTGGGCATCTGCATACCGCTTCTCCTCCTTCACCAGCAGGTAGATCTTGCTTTCAGTCTCACGCACACCGGCAACAACTGCAGGGGAGGGCAGTGCTGAAAGGCCAGCACTTGCATTTCTATAAACACACTCAATGCACGCCACCACACCACGGCCACGGGCACGGTAGCGGTGGGCGCTGAGCAACAAATGGaagccaccactgtccagctctggggagaaggggggagggaagagcaggggaggggaaggccTCGGTCCAACGTACCATTTTTTATGAATTTCAGCTCGGTTGTCAGTTGAGTGACCTGGTTGTCCATCTCCCCGATAGCCTTCCGCAGCTGGCTGCACTCACATGGGATGCCTGCAAGAGCAGCCCGTGATACAGGGGACTGGTTCTAGGAAAGATgggtacagacagacagacagacagacacacacacacacacacacacacaccagatgcaTACGCCACAGAGAAAAGGACCAGAAAATGAGCATCCTGACATCTAAGGCTGTACACCTGTGCCTACTACACAGTGTGTCCCAATGAGTTTCACTAGGGTTGTACACAAGGGTAGTATGTGTACCTTACCCTTATTAACTATGCTGCTTTTgttgtttcgtttgtttgttttgagatgggatccCACATAGCACAGCTTTGTCACcaaggatgaccatgaacttccGATCCCCCCTGCCTTTACCTCATGActgatgggattataggtgtgcaccgcTATAGTGGTAtggtatttgtgttttaatacataaaaattgcctgaagatcagagtgcaaagcagccatactagtcagcctcACAGGcccggtggcacacacctttaatcccagcagccacaccagtcagccatagaggctgggcagtggtggttcctgcctttgatcccagcactagagaggatggGAGAAGACAGGTCACGTGGTCaatctcagtctgaggattcatggaggcaggatcaccattttggtctgaggtagaggtaagaaccagtggctggccactttgcttttctgatcttcaggcaagctttataccccaatatctgtctctgggttttgaaacccagggcttcatgtagccACATGtagcttctttttaatttattattattacttagaaTCGTTTAATTTTAGGTGTATGGtcgttttgcctacatgtatgtctgtgaaccacgtGTGTCTACAGTGAccccagaggctagaagagaacaTCTTctagatcccttagaactggagttacaatgaGCTTCTATGTGGTTGCTATGTGGCTGCTAGGAACGAAACCCAGATCTCCTGAAGGCACAGCCAGCGGTCTCCACTTCTagaccatcactccagccctgtgGTTTATGAATTGTCATACCAGGTTCTCCACTGGGACCAGGAGGTCCGATGTCACCAGAGTCTCCTTTTTCACCTGggtgattaaaagaaaaagtaaagttaCCATCCAGAGGGGAGACGCCCTTTGAGTTAAAATGTGTCAAGTTAAAAATCTTATTTGTTGAagctgaggatgtagttcagtggtagagttgGATGAGGCTCGGGGTTCCTTCCCCATCACTCCCTGTCGCCATGTTCTATGGACAGCTCTCCAGGCTGTTTATAAACATGGGCATGTATTGGGGGAGCACCTGGTGACTTACTTGACGTCAGCTCTGGGGAGCCCAGTGCCCTTCACTGAATGTTTTACAGGCAACATTGTACAGATTACTGAATACCAAGAGCAGATGACATCAGGCCAGCTCAATAGGAAAATCCAGATGGACATAAGAAGGGAGGTGGGGTGAGTTTAGCGAAAACCTGATCCAGGAAGGGTAGACAGCATTGATAATCCCAAACTGTAACCAAAGTTGCTCTGGATCCATTCCAGGCAGTGTAGTGTCACAGAGGTGCCCAGACATCAGGACCCTGCCCACTCTCCTGGTAGGCAGGGCAAACCTCCTAACCCATTGCCTTCAATCTCCtcaatacatgcacacatgcacgcgtgcatacacacacacgaaaacagtATAGAACACAATGACAGCAACAAAGCTGCCCAGCCTCTGTGAGATCaagccattgtgtgtgtgtgagtgtgtgtgtgtgagtgtgtgtgtgtgtgtgtgtgtgtacacgtcaATCATTTTGGAATCCCTAATACATTGTCTCTCTTGCTCAGAGGACAGAGTCATCTCCGTGAAGGGCTGTGAGTTCCACGTCGGCAGATTCGTAGTCTGTTCACGTAAAGAGGGAAGCATTTAAGCAGCCCCTGCCCAACTCATTCCTCTGTGTTCTGTCAGGTGTTTGAAGACCTCCAGAATCTCAGCCTGGCCAGGACCCAAGAGAACGTCCCTGGAAACAAAGCCAATCGAATAATCAAAGCCGACTGAGGGTGGTCCTGGTCTCCACACGAGACTTGGAGAGCTGCCCAGCACACATGCTGTGTAGAAAAGAATATGCACTCCTTCTGTCTTCCCCTCGCTCGTTACAGCATTGGTCACAGCAGCCAATGGGGACAGATGGCCTGAGTACCCACAGGCGGGGAGATTGTAGCTTAGAACTCAGTCCTCTGGGCAAATCATCCACAGTCTTCATAATGCCAGTTGTGCCATTAGAGGCCACTTGCAAGAGGCCATCAGATCATGATTGTTGGCTGTTGATGTCCCATCAGAGAAAAGGGGCATGCAGAAGGTCCCTGGTCCCTTACCTGAGATTCTAGTCACTCCTGCCAGCCATTTAAATGCCATTCTACCCTGGTTTCATGTGACTTTGAGTCTTGGAGTCTCAGAGGTACTAGAGCATATATGCTAAGGAAGGTTAACTTGCCATAGAACAGGAGATTTCATCAATGTGACGTACCAGTATCACTGCTTTGGGGTCCCCTACAGTTTTGCAAGTAATCCCTCACCCATGCTCTGTAAGTAAGTCCAATAAATCCATTTGTTCTCTACTAGGTTGAACTTTGAGCTTGCTCTTGGGACTTTAGGAAGAATAGGCAGAGATCATTTATGTCTCCTCAGGGAAGGAATTCTCACAAATACAGAGATAAACAAAAGACCTGGGCAATTGCTGTCATTCAGCTTTAAAATAAGGGAATTTTGACACCTGCAACATCATGAATTCTGAGAGCATTGTAGTAAAGGAGACGAGACCACAACAAAGGACAAAACCCATTGTATGGTAAGTAGGCTGGGCAAAGTCACAGAGGCACAGAGCAGGCTCTGGCTTGTGAGGGTTGGGACATGGAGTTACTGCTTAATGGTACAGCGTCCCTGCGGGGCGATAAAAAGCTTTTGGAAACAGTGGGCACGGCTGCATCACATGGCGGATGTGTCAGTGCCACTGAGCTGGGCAGCTGGAACGGCTGAAATGGCAGCCTTTATAAGATCAATACTTCACCGCAGTCCTGTGAAGGTTCTGTAGCGTGAATGTCCCTCAGGACCCCATGTCTCTTCCCAGAGAAGAGACAGCCGAGCAGAGTGcccacctccccatccctcctcacCAATGGTCTCTCTCTGCAGGGACAGCACAGGGCTGTGCCAAACCCAAGGTGTGGATCAGAGCAAACCACCCAAACCAACTCAGAGCTCAGACCTCAACCAAGACATCTCTGGGCCAGGTCAACCTGCTCCAGTATAAGATCCCAGGAGACAGCTCGAAAGACCGCGCCCAAATACCTCCCTTGCCTCCGATTGCCAACACAGCTCTTCGCCAGCCACTGGCCATCCTAGTTCAGTCTCCCCCATGGCCAACCCACACAGGAGCACAGGAGACTTCAGGGAGATTACACAGAGAGCTACATGACCCCGGTGTCCCCCTAGGTCCAGGTGCTCACACATCTGTTGGAAAATGAAGCTGGGGGTGGAGATGAAGACAGCAATGCATGGCACAACCCGTCCTGACCATGAAGCCAGGGGTGGGATGAAGACAGCAATGCATGGCACAACCCATCCTGACCATCCTCTGAGTGGCTCATCATTCCATCATGCTTATTAAGGAAGGTGGGCTGAAGATTCAGGCTCTGGCTCAAGCACACGCTCGGGATCCTGCATCCAGGAGGTTAATCTCTCCTTAAGTGCTGCAGGCTGGTGTGACTCCACCCACCCCAATGCTCACAGAGCCAGCAGTCCCTTTGGTATCCCTGTAGTGAGAATACTGCAACAGAGTCTATCAGAGCGACACATGAAAACAAGAGCTCCAGGCAAAGCGGCACAGACAGCGGCTGCTCTGAGTCTACCGGGGAATATAGGGCAAGAAGTGTGCCAAAAATACCTTTAGCGCCAATGGGACCGACTTTTCCGTGGCGGCCCACAGTGCCTTTCTGTCCTTTGTCCCCCATGTCTCCTGTAGAAAACAATAAGGCCAAAATTGATAGATGCACCAGTAATCTGACAGGCCCCTCCTCAGGATCACATATGTGCACAGCTGAGCTGACACGCCCCTCCTCAGGNNNNNNNNNNNNNNNNNNNNNNNNNNNNNNNNNNNNNNNNNNNNNNNNNNNNNNNNNNNNNNNNNNNNNNNNNNNNNNNNNNNNNNNNNNNNNNNNNNNNNNNNNNNNNNNNNNNNNNNNNNNNNNNNNNNNNNNNNNNNNNNNNNNNNNNNNNNNNNNNNNNNNNNNNNNNNNNNNNNNNNNNNNNNNNNNNNNNNNNNNNNNNNNNNNNNNNNNNNNNNNNNNNNNNNNNNNNNNNNNNNNNNNNNNNNNNNNNNNNNNNNNNNNNNNNNNNNNNNNNNNNNNNNNNNNNNNNNNNNNNNNNNNNNNNNNNNNNNNNNNNNNNNNNNNNNNNNNNNNNNNNNNNNNNNNNNNNNNNNNNNNNNNNNNNNNNNNNNNNNNNNNNNNNNNNNNNNNNNNNNNNNNNTGAGCTGACACGCCCCTTCTCAGGATCACGTATGCACAGGTGAGCCAACACGCCCCCTCCTCAGGATCACATACGTGCACAGCTGAGCTGACACGGCCCTTCTCAGGACCACTATGCACAGGTGAGCTGACACACCCGTTCTCAGGATCACATATGCACAGGTGAGCTGGCACGCCCCTTCCTTACtaccacacacgtgcacacatgcacatgggaaGAGACTGCATGAAGAACAGCTCTCCAAGGATACATAGGTGAATGTCCCAAGATTATTCCTCCTAAAGGATTTGTTCCTAATGAAGGCTATGAGTCACACAGATGGCAGAAGGGAGGAGAACAGGCCAGCACTCCTGAGTCACTCAGCCAAGGCCAGCTCTCCTCTGAGCCTGGGTCAGGAGGGGCAGGTCCCTGACCTGTAACCTAGCTCCACAGGGTCACCCCAGCTTCTTCTCACACCACCCAAACCAAAAGCGTCACTCTGGAAGACAGACACAACTAGATACTCTTGGGAACAGCAAAGCCCTGGGCATCCCCTCTGGTTGCATTTGAAGGTGGCTCTGCAGGAGACGGAGGACACAGGGAGAAGAGCCCGGAATGCTCTCTGCATGCCTTATGGAAGTAGCACAGTGCCTGTGATGTGCTTCCTAACAGCAAGTACTCACTCTAGTCACTCAAGGCCAACCCTTCTGCAAGACGATGGTCTTGCTTACTACCCTAGAGAACACTGATCGCTGGAATAAAGCTGTGACCAGCTGTCCTCTCCAGACCCATAACATGTCAGGACAGAGACATTTCCCAATGCCGTGTCCTTCCCTGAGTGTCCTTAGTCTCTTGGAGATGCTCCTGGTGATCTTTTAGGATCCCCACTGATGAGACAGCAAAGCACAAAGAGCAagagagcacagagaagccctgggcACCAACTTCGCCATGGACAGGCTCATGTGGGGTCAAGATGCCATGACCTTCTGGTCTTCTATTGCCTCTAGGGTTACAGAGACAAATAGAAACTCAGTGTAGATAGCTCTCAagacaggcaggagggagggttCCCCTGTGTGCTCATGAAGCAcctcacagcacagcacagcacttcCCAAGGGCCTCCAGTGCTGGAGTGGATGCTCCTTCAATGCAGAACAGATAGAGTCAGAAGGAGAGAGCGCTAGCTAATCAGAAAACACGCCGTCCATGGAAAGGAGATGGGAACAAAGTGCTTGCTTACAAAGCACGCTCATGCACACGCTCTCCTTCACGTCTTCCATCAACAGTCAGCTTGCACATCGgtagttctgggattaagtgACTTGACCAGGCTGGATTCTGAAAGTCCAGCAGGAGCAGGGCAAGAGCCATGATCTGCTGGTTTGAGAGCCATTCTCCTTTCCTGATGCTGGGGGAGACAGGTGGGTGACATCTGTGCAGGCAGAGCAAGTCACTAGCCCAGAAGGGTGCAGGGTGTGAGCTGAGGACACAGGACAATCCGGCCACTGAAACAGAGCTGTAGGAGAGAAACGAGGCACTGAAGTGGCCCAGGTCAGGGGTCCTGACCCATCTGGAGGGTGAGGGGGGCATTTGAGAGGGAACAATGGGAGCCGTCGGGAGGAGAAGTGGGCAAGGCAGGCACAGAGGCCAGCTGGTGGCTAGCCAGACAGCACCCAGGAGAATGAAAAGAAGCCTCCTGATTGGCAGGTTTCTGGGAGTTGACAACTCAGTGATGGGTTGTAAAGTGAGGGCAAGGCTTGTGGTCTGGATACCCTTGGGCAGAGTAGGTCATCCTAAAGCCGGGAAAGCCCCAGAGGGCACTGGGCTCCAATATCCTGCAGACAAACAGGAATAAAGGCTGTGGTTGGAAAATGAGGACAGAGTAGGGCTTGACATCAGTAAAGAAGGCATCTAGAGGGAGTAGAGGGAGCCAGGAAAAGGTGGGACAGGCTGGGCAGCAACTCCATGAAGCCCTGTGGAGGGCGGGGGCCGTGTTCAGAGGGAAAGGGATTGAGACTGTGGCAGGCAGCGTCTTGATCAATGAGTTAGgcaacagggaaggaaggagaaacctTAGCAACCCTCTCCAGTCTTTGGCAGCGGTAACGTTCCCCTGACATCTGCATGGTTCACGCTAGGCCGTGCGACTGAGATTTTAAAGGAATTGCAAAAATAGCTCACGTTTTAAGTCAGTTCGTAATTTTGTGTTGAGCTGTAATTGAAGCTGTCTTTGGCTGCATGCAGCCTGGATGCCGCAGATTGGACATGTCAAAACAACCCACTGAAGCcccactgtggaggtgggggcTTAGCAGCTCCCACCCCCCAATACAGAAGTCTAAGCCCACTGTTCCCCATGCCAACCAGGGAACATGCCTGCCCAGTCCAAGTTCACATGGcgtgtctggggggggggcataagGTTCAGTTTGTCTGTCTGACAGCTGGGCACACTGCACAACAATGCACTGCTCTCTCATATGAAGATGGACAGATGGGTCATTCCAATACCCAGGCTTGGCACATTCCCATATGGACAGAGGCTGGGTAGCTGGGTCCTAGAAAATAATAACCAAAGATCTTACCTTGGAAAGGCCAGCTCCAACTAAATGCCCAAAACCCTGGGGTACCAGTGGCCTGCCACCACAAAGCAGGCAGGACTGAGGTTCCTGAGTGTGGGTGTAGTCTGTTGTAGGCTGTGTAGGATCCAGCAAGGGATCTAGGTCTCCTGTCCACTGTGGGGCTGCTTCTTTTTAAGAAATGTCTAGCTGTGTCAAAGCTACGGTAGAGGAAAAGTCACACCACAGCTCTGCCTTCTCAGCTTTCCAGCCACACAAGGCAGAAGATCAGGTCCCTGAGGTGACCAGCAGACAGGATAAAAAGGCTCAAAAGTCCCCCGAGGGAAAGCATTTGCATCACAAATGCCTCGGGGCGGGTTTTCTTTCCTGCAAAATTCCCACCTCAACAGAACAATCAATTAGCAGTCCATTGTCCAATTTGGTCCCTTGGCTGAGGGCGTGCAGTGAGAGTCCAGCAGGAGTCCTGCTGTCATAAATCAGTCCCAACCTGAGGCTGATTTGAGAACACTTGGCTTCAACCCAGCCCTAACTCTCACAGCCCAACAGAGAAGGCACTCAAAGCTGTTGCTGACACTTGGCTCTTGGTACCAGCTGGCACCACGCTCAGCTCCTGTCCTTGGAGAAGCATGGGCGCCAAGCCCTGCCATCGGGGTACACCGGAACCGAGAGCAAGTGTGGACAACAAGACCCAATGGAGACAGCAGCAGCTCCACGCAGAGGATGTGAAGGGCACATGGGAGGCAAAATCCGAGTCTCAAGCTCTAGAAAGTAAACACTACCAGCTGGCCTGGGTAAGTAGCAGCTTGCAGCCTTTAGGGGGCCTCTTGGGTCCCCGAGAGCTGGACAGTGCCATCAAGTTCCCACAAAACATGGATGCCACTGGTTTAAGTTGTGCCAAGATttggggaggcaggagaagtAGCCCCACAAGGGCTGAGTCTGCGCATCCTCCCTACCCTATGGAGCTGGGTAACTTGGGTTAGTCAGCAACCCTGGGTAAGTTTACTAATCTCTCTGCCTTAGCTAGGGTTTTATACTGCCATGAAGAAACACCTAGACAACAGCAAtgatataaaggaaaatatttaattggggttgtctcacagtttcagaggtttagcccgttgtcatcatggtgggagcatggtggcatgcaggcagacatgtttctggagaaggagttgagagttctacgtcttgaTCCACGGGCAGCAGAAGCGAAAACACTCACTTGAGCCTATatgacctcaaagccagcctccacagtgacacacttccttctccaacaaggccacatctcctaatggtACCACTCCCTAGGTGCCAAGCATTCAGGCACATGAGTCCATGGGGGCCATGCctgattcaaaccaccacactccctGAGCCTCTGCTTTCACCTCTGTACCTGGAATCTGAGCCCGAGGAATCGCTTAGCTGGGAGAGCACTTGCTGGCATGCACAAAGTTCCAGCTTCAGTCCCCAGCGTGCAACTGGGCACAGCAGCACACGTTTGTAATCCTAGCGCTGAGAAGGTACAGGGAAGAAGGTCAGAAGTTTTAAGGTCATCCGTGACTATAGTAgtttcagggccagcctgggctacatgagaccatgcctcaaaaaagtaaaaatataagctCGATGCGGTGGCTCAAATgataattccagcacctggaaggcagaagcaggtaaattCCTGTgtatttgagaccagtctggtctatgtagtgagtttcaagccagcccgAGCTATAGAATGATCaggaatgagaccctgtctcaaaaaaaatatataatatgggagggtagagagatgactcaatggttaagagaactggttaCTATTTCAAGAGATTGGGGTTCAGTTCGCAGCACCCACATatcagctcacaaacatctataacctCCATTTCAAGGAATCTGGTGTCTTTTTCTGGAACCAGGTTCAAAAGTGGAACActggatataaatatatatgcaggcaaaatactcatacacagaaaataatacattttcagaATAACAAGAAGAGGCTGACATCCTGCAGTAAAGGCTTTTGAAAGGAAATACCCCTTAAAAGCAGCctgtcttctccccttcctccccactgccTGACGGCCTTGCTCAGTGGCTCTGCGCCACTTCAAACAGAGCAGCCGGGCGCTCTTGTCAGCGAAACAGGCCCGGAGCTTGGCTCAGCGGTCCCTGTGCTGGGTTTTCCCCTATGAAGCAGGGTTGGCAGTGTGCCCCTCGTTGGATGTGAAGAAGCAGGCGCACCACCCAGAATTgcacctggcacacagcaggtggGACACACGTGTCCCCAGCAACCATCATTCATTTCACAGGCCGAAGCACTCGAGAGTCTGGAAACATGACAAGACACTTGGTCAGCCCCAGGGGCTGGGGAGTGTGCACCTGTGCTTTCACATAGTCCCAGGTGATTGATGGGCACCCAAGCCAGCTAGGACTGGCTTGGCCCCCGCTTCTTTCGATCTGTCTAGAGTCCACCATCACTTGAAGGCAGCAAGAACAAGGGAGAACCTGCAGAGAGGCGCAGGTCTGCTCCCTTCTACACCGTTCAGAGACAAACGCAGACACTTCCAGCACGTTCTTCCAGGACAGTACATTCATGTGACTCTATGGAGCGCAACATCCCCTCATTCTCATTGCcgtgatgtgtgtgtacatacatatgtgttcatttgtgcatgcatgcatgtgaaggccgAAGGTCAGGTGTTTATTAAAACAAGGTCTCTCGCTGACCTGAAACCTGCcagtttggctaggctggctcTGCTTTCTCAGCGCTGGGGTTACATGTATGCGCCACTGTGCCTGACTTTTTCACACAGGTGCTGGGGGttggaattcaggtcctcatgcttgcatggtaagcactttgcaacagagccccagccccagcccatcATTTCCTTCTTTGGATGAGCTGAACAATCCATCTAAAAAGTCTGTGCTCGAGTGAGCCATGGATGCTCTCTGACGTCATAGGTCATATGTCAGTCCATGATCCAACAGCACCAGTGGCCTTATAAGAGAAGATATCAGGTATGCACAGAGTACAGGCCACGTGAGGATACAGGAAAAGGGCATTTGTCTGCAAGACATGGAGAAAACATCCCTGCCCAACCTGCACCTTGGTCTTCCAGCCTCCAGGGTTGAAAGAAACAAGTCAAGTCCTAACTGGTGGCTCACGATGCTAGCACAAGCTGACTGACCTAGCTGTCTTCTGCACTCACAGAGAAGCAAGGCCCAGAAGGGAGGCAACTTCCATAAGCCACACAACCAACCAGTGAAGTTCCACAGGCCACACAGTGAACACAGCTGTCCAGCAATTCCAAGCGTAAACTACGCGTAGACAGACCCAGACCCAAATTCCAGGGCTCTGTTCCCAAGAGTTCTGTCTGGCTTAGAACTCAGTaagtagatctggctggccttgagttcacagagatccacctgcctctgcctcccaagagctgggattgaagatgtgagccaccacatctggcttcacGTTTACCACAGTTGGGCAGGTTGTAATCATTTTTAACCTCTACTTTCTCTCCAGCAAATGATGTCCTAAATGTCCCCAGAACCCCAGGTCACTGGGTCAGGAAGCCAGAGAGCCATGCACGGGGCATGGACAGGTGCCAAAAAAGCAGATTCCTCCAAGACcaatggccgggtggtggtggcgcacacctttaatcccagcactcaggaggcagaggcaggcggatctctgtgagttcgagaccagcctggtctacagagctagatccaggacaggctccaaaagccacagagaaaccctgtctcgaaaaacaaaaaaaaaaaacaaaaaaaaacaagaccaatGCCACCTGAGTCCACATCCAGGCTCTGTAGGACAGAGGCCTTATTTGAGATTTCACCTCTGCTGGTCCCCACAGGGTGCCCCGTGCCCACTCCTCACTGGTTCACTAAAGGTTTTCAGGCCTCTAGGAGGGCAAGCAATGGCCTCCCGGGGTCCTGCTGTGACCACTGTGGGTGCGGGTCATTGGCCAGTGGGAGTcagggcagcagacagacagctCTCCCTCTACTGTCTACCACCCCATTCCCTTTCACCCCAAACCTTCAACCTGACCCTGAGGCCCCAATCCATAGTACCTCAGACATGTGAAGACTGGGCACACTCACAAGAAGGCCTTTGTGGGGACAGGCTGGGCTAGCTAGACAGAGCCATTGCCTCCCCACGGACAGCTCTGATGCTACAGGCCTGCTCTGACCCAGCAGAAAGAGAGCAGTGGCTGTGAGCAGAACCCAGGGTCAGGTCTGGAGCTGAGCAACATGAACATACATatgcatggcacacacacatgcatattagacacgtgtgcacatacacatgaacacacacatacatacatggtatGCATATActacagacacacaggcatggACACACTGTCTTACTTCCCTACTTCACTGAATCAGtttgacacagcctagagccATCTGGCAGGAATGATCAGACCAGcctgtgcacatgtctgtggaactgtcttgattgttaattagTGCATAGGGGCCCAGGCTCCCATGGGCAGAGCTATCCACAGGCTATATAAggtcctgggctatataagaaagccagctaagcatgaggctgggaaggagtgggagagCCAGCCAGCATACAAAATTCCTCCACAGTCCCTGCCtacaggttcctgctttgagtttccGCCCAACTGCCTCAGTGATAGACTATAACCTGTATGAGGAAAGAAACCCTCTTCGCCAAGCTACTGTTGGCCAAAAGTTTTATCACACCAAGGGAAACAAAACTAACTAcaacacacatatccacatatgcagacatagtatatacatatgcacCACACATAAGCATGAGTGTACAAATACACCCAGATGCTTCAcaatcacacatacatgtaattatgcctatatacatatacacaattacAAATCtatattcacatatgtatgtgcaaatatgtgtgtgcacatatataaaatacataatgtgaattcatgcacatgcatatatgcacatacaaagaTACATGTGTACCATATACCATACaagcacacaaatacatgtgAGCACATTTACATAGAGTatttgtacatatacacacatatgcacatatgtggaCACAAAAACACATGATACTTTATATGCACATACTTATACAAGCATACAAATGGTAATTTACACacgtttttatgtgtgtgcatgcatagctACAAATAtaagcatatacatgtacacataaatacacacacatgtatgtgagcatgcatgctatacatgtgtgcaagcacatatGGATAAACATGCCAGGGTGGTAAAGTTAGTTAGCATAGAGTTGATTTAGAACCCAGCTTAGGCAAAGCACCAGGGGAGACCTCTTGTTATCTGGCCCTCTACCCTAAGAGCTGCACACGGGATGGGCTGCTGCTGCTAGGAATAGCCTATTGTTTAGATGTattgaggagaaagaaaggatgaataTCACTGAGACATCAAGACTGTCTGCTCATCCTCCCTTCTTGGTTACAGACTTGTTTCAGCTCCACGGGCAGAGCGTTGGCATGGTTGCACTGCA encodes the following:
- the Colec11 gene encoding collectin-11, with protein sequence MMTRDLALAGMLISLAFLSLPPSGCPQQTTEDACSVQILVPGLKGDAGEKGDKGAPGRPGRVGPMGEKGDMGDKGQKGTVGRHGKVGPIGAKGEKGDSGDIGPPGPSGEPGIPCECSQLRKAIGEMDNQVTQLTTELKFIKNVVAGVRETESKIYLLVKEEKRYADAQLSCQGRGGTLSMPKDEAANGLMASYLAQAGLARIFIGINDLEREGAFVYSDRSPMQTFNKWRSGEPNNAYDEEDCVEMVASGGWNDVACHITMYFMCEFDKENL